A single window of Sphingobacterium sp. ML3W DNA harbors:
- a CDS encoding MauE/DoxX family redox-associated membrane protein encodes MNNRVRHIIANSISIFLIIFWLYVGLEKAWSWKNFQLSLQQQPLPDWSIGVIYWLIPLVEIVTGALLAFRISKLKRLGYWGSILLLTTFTIFIGLGVAGVYEKRPCTCASIFSGMSWEWHLVVNIILLSISILGIILLRPASLSSGDSERYSKSVRLFILYLALSTIGTVQSRPIGVKTNAFVIPQKMQPYPSGVVHCAIVAR; translated from the coding sequence ATGAACAACAGGGTAAGACATATCATCGCGAATAGTATCAGTATCTTTCTGATCATCTTTTGGCTATATGTAGGCTTGGAGAAAGCGTGGAGCTGGAAGAATTTTCAGCTATCGTTACAGCAGCAGCCACTTCCAGATTGGTCGATTGGGGTCATATATTGGTTAATACCACTTGTCGAAATCGTCACAGGTGCACTATTAGCTTTTCGGATTAGTAAACTGAAGCGCTTGGGCTATTGGGGTTCTATCCTGCTCTTAACTACTTTTACCATCTTTATTGGGTTGGGTGTGGCTGGTGTGTATGAAAAAAGACCGTGCACATGCGCTTCGATTTTTTCTGGCATGTCTTGGGAATGGCATCTCGTGGTGAATATTATATTATTGAGCATATCTATACTGGGAATAATATTGCTTCGTCCTGCTTCCTTATCCTCAGGTGATAGCGAGCGATACAGCAAAAGTGTCCGGTTATTTATCTTATATCTAGCCCTTTCAACAATCGGCACGGTACAGAGCAGACCAATCGGGGTTAAAACAAATGCATTTGTGATACCCCAGAAAATGCAGCCCTACCCCAGTGGCGTGGTTCACTGCGCTATAGTAGCACGGTAA
- a CDS encoding RagB/SusD family nutrient uptake outer membrane protein, giving the protein MKNKNIKLFGACIILGFGMLSCNQYLDVQSDSRLVVPNSIVDLQKILDNNSSMNYQKGSRIEEMTDDYILSDANYNKLRDQDKLAYSWQPYESLSSSDWSRSYSVVYNANLVLDRLSKVKRTAENDVAWDKVKGTAPFYRANQYLSLLWTYAKAYDQTTAQQDLGIVLRNTSDFNVKSTRSTVAASYRKVIDDLKQASDLIPEHSVHVLQPNVKAVYGVLARTYLSMAKYDSAYYYADLVLGENPVLLDFNQLEDVKPSANFPIAAFNKETVFYEEMKSSGFVSSSNVDVSPELLQLYDDNDLRKVTFFKSGKGGTMTFKGNYTGSDIWFCGIANNEMLLIRAECLARQTKLVEAQGDLNKLLEKRYATGTFVPYVFANKEEALKKILLERRKELLFRGLRFIDIKRLNLEGNGIVLKRTIAGADYQLQPNDKRYAHRLPDDVVRLSGIPQNPY; this is encoded by the coding sequence ATGAAGAATAAAAATATAAAATTATTTGGAGCCTGTATTATACTGGGGTTTGGTATGCTATCTTGTAATCAATATTTAGATGTGCAGTCCGATAGCCGGCTGGTCGTGCCGAATAGTATTGTAGACCTGCAGAAAATATTGGATAATAACAGTTCAATGAACTATCAAAAGGGTAGTAGGATTGAGGAGATGACAGATGATTATATCCTCTCGGATGCTAATTATAATAAATTGCGGGATCAAGATAAATTGGCCTATAGCTGGCAGCCTTATGAGAGCTTAAGCAGTAGCGATTGGAGCAGGTCTTATTCGGTAGTTTACAATGCAAATCTGGTGTTGGATCGTTTGTCCAAGGTGAAGCGTACAGCCGAAAACGATGTTGCTTGGGATAAGGTGAAAGGGACTGCTCCTTTTTATCGCGCCAATCAATATCTATCCCTTTTATGGACGTACGCCAAAGCTTATGATCAAACAACCGCTCAACAAGATTTGGGGATCGTGCTACGCAACACATCGGATTTTAATGTAAAGTCAACACGATCTACAGTAGCAGCGAGCTACCGTAAGGTTATTGACGATTTAAAGCAGGCGTCGGACTTAATCCCCGAGCATTCAGTTCATGTATTGCAACCCAACGTGAAGGCGGTGTATGGTGTGCTTGCACGTACTTATCTGTCGATGGCTAAATATGATTCGGCTTATTATTATGCTGATTTGGTGTTGGGAGAAAATCCTGTCCTTTTGGATTTTAACCAACTGGAGGATGTTAAACCTAGCGCCAATTTTCCAATTGCAGCATTTAATAAGGAAACTGTTTTTTATGAAGAAATGAAATCGAGTGGCTTCGTGTCTTCATCTAATGTCGATGTTTCACCTGAATTGTTACAGCTGTATGACGATAACGATTTGAGAAAAGTTACTTTTTTCAAAAGTGGGAAGGGAGGAACGATGACTTTTAAAGGTAATTATACTGGGAGTGATATTTGGTTCTGCGGTATTGCTAATAATGAAATGCTGTTGATTCGGGCTGAGTGTCTGGCTCGACAGACTAAACTTGTGGAGGCACAAGGTGATTTAAATAAATTGTTGGAAAAAAGATATGCCACAGGTACTTTTGTTCCGTATGTTTTTGCTAATAAAGAGGAAGCTTTGAAGAAAATCTTATTGGAGCGTAGAAAAGAACTTTTGTTTCGGGGACTGCGTTTTATCGATATCAAAAGACTCAATTTGGAGGGCAACGGTATTGTTTTGAAAAGAACGATAGCTGGAGCCGATTATCAACTGCAACCCAATGATAAGCGCTATGCGCATCGGTTGCCAGATGATGTCGTTCGGCTTTCAGGTATACCTCAAAACCCTTATTAA